CGCCGAGGCCTGATACGAGGCGAACGTCACCCACCCCCGGGGCGACTCCCCGGGGGGTTGCCCATCGACATTTACTAGGACGTCCTAGTAAATTCATGGGTATGGATGCTGACGCCATCGAGGAGGGCCGCCGTCGCTGGCAGGCCCGGTACGACAAGGCCCGCAAGCGCGAGGCCGATTTCACGACGCTCTCCGGAGATGACGTCGACCCCGTGTACGGGCCCCGGCCCGGCGACGCCTACGAGGGGTTCGAGCGCATCGGGTGGCCGGGGGAGTACCCGTACACCCGCGGGCTCCACGCCACCGGCTACCGCGGGCGGACCTGGACCATCCGTCAGTTCGCCGGATTCGGGAACGCCGAGCAGACCAACGAGCGCTACAAGATGATCCTGGCCGCCGGCGGCGGCGGGCTCTCCGTCGCCTTCGACATGCCGACCCTCATGGGGCGCGACTCCGACGACCCCCGCGCCCTCGGAGAGGTGGGCCACTGCGGCGTCGCCATAGACTCCGCCGCCGACATGGAGGTCCTGTTCAAGGACATCCCGCTCGGTGACGTCACGACCTCGATGACGATCTCGGGCCCGGCCGTGCCCGCCTTCTGCATGTACCTGGTCGCCGCCGAGCGGCAGGGCGTGGACCCCGCCGTCCTCAACGGCACGCTCCAGACGGACATCTTCAAGGAGTACATCGCCCAGAAGGAGTGGCTCTTCGAGCCCGAGCCGCACCTGCGCCTCATCGGCGACCTGATGGAGTACTGCACGAAGGGCATCCCGGCCTACAAGCCGCTCTCCGTCTCCGGCTACCACATCCGCGAGGCCGGGGCCACGGCCGCGCAGGAGCTCGCCTACACCCTCGCCGACGGTTTCGGGTACGTGGAGCTCGGACTCTCGCGCGGCATGGACGTGGACGCCTTCGCGCCCGGGCTCTCCTTCTTCTTCGACGCGCACCTCGACTTCTTCGAGGAGATCGCCAAGTTCCGCGCCGCCCGCCGCATCTGGGCGCGCTGGATGAAGGAGGTCTACGGGGCGAAGAGCGAGAAGTCGATGTGGCTGCGCTTCCACACGCAGACCGCCGGCGTCTCCCTGACCGCGCAGCAGCCGTACAACAACGTCGTGCGCACCGCGGTGGAGGCCCTCGCGGCCGTCCTCGGCGGCACCAACTCCCTGCACACCAACGCCCTCGACGAGACCCTCGCCCTGCCGAGCGAGCAGGCGGCCGAGATCGCCCTGCGCACCCAGCAGGTGCTGATGGAGGAGACCGGCGTCGCCAACGTGGCGGACCCGCTGGGCGGTTCCTGGTTCGTGGAGCAGCTCACCGACCGCATCGAGGCCGACGCCGAGAAGATCTTCGAGCAGATCAAGGAGCGCGGCCTGCGCGCCCACCCCGACGGCCGGCACCCCATCGGGCCGATCACCTCGGGCATCCTGCGCGGCATCGAGGACGGCTGGTTCACCGGGGAGATCGCCGAGTCGGCCTTCCAGTACCAGCGGTCCCTGGAGAAGGGTGACAAGCGGGTCGTCGGCGTCAACGTCCACCACGGGTCGGTCACCGGGGACCTGGAGATCCTGCGGGTCAGCC
Above is a genomic segment from Streptomyces sp. NBC_01233 containing:
- a CDS encoding acyl-CoA mutase large subunit family protein — protein: MDADAIEEGRRRWQARYDKARKREADFTTLSGDDVDPVYGPRPGDAYEGFERIGWPGEYPYTRGLHATGYRGRTWTIRQFAGFGNAEQTNERYKMILAAGGGGLSVAFDMPTLMGRDSDDPRALGEVGHCGVAIDSAADMEVLFKDIPLGDVTTSMTISGPAVPAFCMYLVAAERQGVDPAVLNGTLQTDIFKEYIAQKEWLFEPEPHLRLIGDLMEYCTKGIPAYKPLSVSGYHIREAGATAAQELAYTLADGFGYVELGLSRGMDVDAFAPGLSFFFDAHLDFFEEIAKFRAARRIWARWMKEVYGAKSEKSMWLRFHTQTAGVSLTAQQPYNNVVRTAVEALAAVLGGTNSLHTNALDETLALPSEQAAEIALRTQQVLMEETGVANVADPLGGSWFVEQLTDRIEADAEKIFEQIKERGLRAHPDGRHPIGPITSGILRGIEDGWFTGEIAESAFQYQRSLEKGDKRVVGVNVHHGSVTGDLEILRVSHEVETVQVRELTARKARRDDAEVTASLKAMLDAARDGSNMIPAMLDAVRAEATLGEICNVLRDEWGTYTEPPGF